DNA from Armatimonadota bacterium:
GGCGGGCGCGGGATGATCAGGGTCTTGGCCGCGGCCCTCGATGATGCCGGGATAGAGCCATCTCAGATTGACTACATCAACGCCCACGGGACCGGCACTGAGTACCACGACCCGGAGGAGACCCACGCCATCAAGACCGTACTGGGCCATCACGCTTATGAGATCGCGGTGAGTTCGATCAAGGGCGCCATCGGGCACCTCATGGGAGCGGCGGGATCGGTAGAGGCGGTGGCCACTGTGAAGGCGATCCAGACTGGAACGGTGCCCCCAACTATGAACGACGGTGCAGCGGACCCCGACATGGATCTCGACTTTGTGGTGAACCGGTCAAAGAGGCTGCCCATCTCGTGCGCAGCCAGCATCAGCGCCGGTATCGGCGGGCACAACTCCTGCGTGGTCTTCCGCGCGCTGTCCGAACAGGGAGGGGATGCCCAATGACAACGCTCCCTGTGGCCGTCACCGGCATCGCACCCGTCTGCGCGGTGGGAATAGGCCGCGAGGACTTCGCGAGTGGCGTGGCGGCGGGTCGCGACGGCCGGCGCCCAATTGAGCGCATTGAAGGCGACTTCGCGAACATTCCGCTGGTCGCCGAGTGCCTGGATTTCGCTGTGGAGGACTACCTGGAGAGCGAAAAGACCTATCTGGATCGATGTTCGGAACTGCTCCTGGCCGCATGCGCCCTGGCTATCGAGGACGCGGGCCTGGACGACGACACCGTCCGCTCCGCCGCCTGCGGACTGGCGATTGGCACGGCTTTCGGCTGCCTGGACTCGCTGATGAACGTGACCGCGCGGGTGCAGAGCAAAGGCGTGCGGTTCGCGTCCCCCATGATCTTCACCCACGCCTTTGTCAACTCTCCAGCCAGCCTGGCGGCCATCGAATATGGCACCAGCGGACCGGCGTCGGTGTTCTGCACCGGGGACACGAGTTCTGCGACAGCTATCCAATACGCCTTCGACCTGGTGCGCCACCGCCGCGCTGAGGTCATGCTGGCGGGAGGCGTAGATGCCCTGAGCGCGCCGCTATTGCGCGCTCTGGACGCCGGCAGACTGTCCGGAGGGATTGTCCCGGGAGAGGGCTGCTGCCTGCTGGTGCTGGAGTCGATGGCCGCGGCCGAAGAGCGCGGCGCGCCGGTGTTGGCAGAACTGACTCAGGTGAATACTGGGCGAAGAACCGGACCGGCAGACCAGTGGCCAACCGGAGACGCACTCTGGGGGCATGCTTTCGGCGCGGAGTTCGCGCTGCGCGTCGCCTCAGCCCTGGTGCAGGCAGGGCCCGCTGCGGAGGCTCTGGCCACCCTCGTAGACGAATCGGGCCGCTTCGCCGAAGCGGTGTTACGGAGAGAACCGTGACCTACCCCGCTCACGAACTGCTCGAGCACTACCGCCAGATGCTTCTGATCCGCGCATTCGAGGAGGCACTGGACGGCCTTTTCGGGTCGGGCGTGATCAGCGGCACCTCCCACTTCTGCCTGGGGCAAGAGGCGTGTGCAGTGGGTGCGGTGGCGGCATTGGAACCGGGCGACCTGGTAACCAGCAATCACCGGGGTCATGGGCACTTCATCGCTCGAGGTGGCGATCCGGCGCGGATCATGGCTGAACTGTTCGGCAAGTCCACCGGGTATTCCGGCGGACGCGGCGGCAGCCAGCACATGGCCGATTTCTCCGTGGGTTTCCTGGGCTCGAACGGAATTACCGGGGGCATGACGCCCATCGCCACCGGCGCCGCGCTAAGCCAGAAGCTTCTCGGGACCGGGAAGGTCGTGCTCTGCTTCTTCGGCGACGGCGCCACCGGTCAGGGAGCTTTCTACGAAGCCCTGAACATGGGGGCAACGTGGGAGCTGCCCATCATCTACCTGTGCGAAAATAACCAGTACGCCATGAGCACCCCCACTGTCCAGGCATTCCGTGAGCCCAGTGTTGCACGGCGTGTCGAGGGATTTGGGGTAGCCACAGACACCGCCGACGGCAATGATTACTTCGACCTGCGCAGTCGCGTCGAAGCGGCGGTCGCCCCGGCACGGTCGGGCAATGGCGCCACATTAGTGGAAGCCATGACCTATCGCATGTGCGGCCACTCCAAGAGCGACCGATGCGAGTACCGCAGCGACGAGGAAGAAGCGCACTGGGCTTCGCGCGACCCGATCGGCCTTATGGGCGAGCGCCTGCTACAGATGGGAGTGGCCGACGAGGCACGTCTGCGTGAGCTGCGGCAGATGGCGACCGAGGAGATTGAGCAGGCACTGGACTATGCCCGAAAGTCTCCGGAGCCCGATCCCGTGACCGTCTCTCAGGGCCTGTTCGCGGATTTCGACTGACACAATCGCAGGCGCCTTCCGAGCGCGAGGAAACCATGCCCGAGCTGTTCTACTCACACGCAATCCGCCGGGCCATCGAAGAAGAAATGCATCGGGATTCTTCCGTGATCCTGCTGGGGGAGGACATCGCGGAATATGGCGGAGCGTTCAAGCTCACCGAAGGCATCGTCGACCAGTTCGGGCCTGAGCGTGTGCGCAACACACCGATCTCCGAAGGCGGCTTCGTGGGCGTTGCGATCGGTGCCGCGCTGACTGGGTTGCGTCCTGTTGTCGAGATTATGTTCATGGACTTCATCACGCTGGCCATGGACCAGCTCGCGAACCATGCGGCCAAGTTCCGCTACCAGTTCGGCGACCAGGCGCGCATCCCGCTCGTGCTCAGAACGCCCTCCGGGGCCGGTCGGGGCTACGGACCCACCCACTCCCAGTCGTTGGAACGCTGGCTGATATCCACACCCGGCCTGGTTGTGGCTGCTCCGGCGACCCCGGCGGACGCCTGCGGAATGCTCAAGAGCGCGATCCGCTGCAATGATCCCGTCATCTTTCTGGAAAGCAAGATCCTCTACGGCCGCAGGGGCGAGGTGCCGCAAGAGGAGTTCACCGTTCCCCTGGGCGAGGCCAAAGTGGTGCGCGAGGGCGATGATGTCACTCTTGTGGCATACTCACGCATGACCGAGGAGGCATTGAAAGCATCGGAAGCACTGGCGAAACACGGGGTCGAGGCCGCAGTGGTGGACTTGCGGACACTTGCACCGCTGGACATGGAGACGGTTGTGGATCAGGTGTCGGCATCCGGGCGCGTGGTGGTGGTCGAGGAGGGCTGCATGACTGGCGGCGTGTGCGCGGAGATCATCGCGCGGATCATCGAGGAGTGCTACGATGTGCTGGAGGCTCCGCCGAAAAGAGTGGCTTCGCTGGACATCCCAATGCCCGCCAGTCCGGTGCTGGAAGCAGTCGCGGTGCCTGACTGGCAGGACATCGCGCGTGCGGCAGCCGCCGTAGTCCGCTACTGACCGCCCTTCGCTTCGCTGTCCCCGTATCGTATCTTCAGCAGACGGTTGACCCTCAAGAGCAACTCATGGGGCCGGATGGGCTTTGAGACGAAGTCGTCGCAGCCCGCCTCCAGAGCTTCCACGCAATGGCGATGAGTATCCTGCGCCGTGATCATGATGCATGGCGCGCTGCAGAGTTCCTTGAGGGTGCTGATGAGGGTTGGTCCCTCGCCGTCAGGGAGAATCCAGTCAAGCAAGATAATATCGGGCGAGTTCTCGGCCGCCAGTAACATACCCTCGCGGCAAGTGCAGCCCGAGACGACTTCGAAGCCTTCGCGCTCAAGCAAGACTCTGAGGGTTGTTACTACTGCCTCGTTGTCGTCAATGATGAGTATCTTCTGGCCGCTTCGCATCTCGCCGGCCATACGCCGTTCCCCCTGGCCATAGATCACCTCGGAGCCCATCCGAGGCACCTCTGCGTTGGTTAGCGCACGAGACTCACAAACCCCAGTCTACCCTTTTCAGCCGCTGTTCACTCACCAGGTCCTGTCCCGCGTAGTGACGGGTCTGCACGAGCCCCACGCCGGCTTTGAACCAAGCATGCTTGTAGTCAGGCGGATCCCAGTAGGTGTCGGTCTCGAGAATGCGCACGCAGTTGTCGTAAGTGCCGGCAGGAACGATGACCTGCTCTGTGGTTGAGACCACTTCGAAGGTAATCGCCGGGTCCTCCGGGTCGGCCCATTTCATGCCTGCCTGCGGGTGAGCATCCAGGAACTTGACGGGCAGGGTGCCGTTTGCATCCCACCGCACCAGGCCTTCCGGATCGTGCCGCCAGTAGACATGGTTCGGCGCGGCACCAGTTGTGCCGCGAGCGATCAACTCATACCAGACGGTTCCATCTCGGACCACCTGACCACTGACAAGGACGGTCAGAGTGGTGGTCTGAGTAGTATTGGCAACGCCGGTCGTCACCGCGGTGCCGGTGTAACTCCACTGGTTGTTCAGCGCCAGCGGCATGTATGAGGCGCTGGGTAGGGCAGGAACCGGGACGATGGTGACCCGCGCAACATTGCTGCTAATACCCGCAAGGCTTGCCGAGATGTCCACCGGTCCGGGCGACAGCGCGCTGAACAGCCCCAGGTTGCTCACGGTGGCAGTGCCAGGTGCGCTGGAGTTCCAGGCAACCTGTCGGGTTATGTAGCGCTCGGTATTGTTCGCATACTTGCCGCTGGCCGTGAGGTAGACTTCGTCTCCGACGCGCGCGGTGAACATGTCGGGCGAGACGGTGATTGAGGTGAGCGGGGTAGCGTCACCTCCGCCGCCGCAACCCCAGATGAGTGGCACTGCGATCGATGCTGCGATGATGAGCCCAAGCTGCGTGCGTGTCAACGTTTCGCCTCCAGAAATGGCACCAAGGCCGACGTTCGCGGCCCCGTGCACGCGTCCAGTTTAGCGCAATGATCGGCGTTCTGACAAGAACCGGCAGGGCCGGTCACAGCCTGCGCAGCGTGACCGTCCCGTCTCCGGCGGGCAGCGTGACCGATAGCGACTCGCCACTTACGCTTGTCTCGCGCGGTGCTCCGTCCACGGTCAGCTCGTACCGCGCGCCGGGAAGGAGCTGGTGAAAGGAGATATCCACCTCGCCTCCACGCTTACTGAGTTCCTTCATTTCGGGGCTCCATCTCGCGATGGTCACATCCGCAGGCTGTCCCGGCTTGCAGGCAACCGAAACCGGCACCTGACGGACGGATACAGCATTTCCACTGAACGCCACGAATGGAGACTCGGCGGCGCAGCGGTTTGTTCCCGGCGCCAGGAGGCACGGTGCCTTCACGGTCCAGTCGCCGGCGGAGGGGGCCTGCATTGCGAGCATGCCGTTGTGGTCATGAACGCGGGATATCCCCGTCGCGCACCATGCGCGAGTGACAGACAAGTTCTGTTCCTGTCCCTTGCGCGTCGGGTAGGCGAACAGGAACCGGTACCCGCCCTTGCCGTCGGGCTCCACCTGATACCCATCGCCACCGTGGACCTGCTGGTCCTGCCAGACGCCGTCGCGCCACAAGAGCGGGACGCCGTATCCTTCGAAGCCCTCAACAATGACCGGCATGAGGTCGAACCCGCCGCGCAGGGCGAATTGGGCGGTCTCATCCACCGCCCGCATTGTTGCCGGGAAGTCCGCCAGCTTCTCCCCCACCTTCACCTCGATGGTGGCTCCGGGGTTGCCGAATCGTTCTCGCTCGCGCTTCGGCTTGACCAGCGGCGGAACGGGATCCCCGTGGGGCATAACCATCACCTGGGCTTCCACGAAGTCGCCCGGCTGTAGTTCCAGCTTCTCCCGGGGCACGGTGAACCAGTAGTCGCCGTTCCGCTCCGAAAGCACTGCTGAGGCTGCGGTGCGGTCCATGTCCACGCCGCCGAGACGCGCCTTGAAGCCGCGCACGAGCACCAGCGAGTGGTAGTCCTCGCCCTCTCCCCCGCCGTGTGCCGCGACTACCGGGCAGTCACCGGTGAGCAATTCTCCCAACAGCTCGGGCTCGTCGCCGGAGACTGCCTTCGATTGCCAGTTGCCCGCGGCATCGGTCCAGATTAGGCTTTCGGCGCCCTGGCGTTCGTTGACATTGAACCAGCGGAAGTTCAGGCGCGCATCGCCTTCGATGACGGCCGGGGCATGCCAGTCATAGCGGAAGTTGAGGAAGGTGCGCAGTTCGTCGCGCTGCGGCACTTCCATGACATCCACGCGGCCCGTGGCGGCATTATCGGAGGTGTGATACAGCATGGAAAACCGGGCGAGAGTGGGGCTGATGGACTGGAAAATGGTGCGCTCGTAGACCAGCTTCACATCGCCGCTGTTGTACTGCAAGAATCCCGGCCACTGGCCAACTCCGTGCTGGGGCTGCCCGGCCCACATTTCGCCGCTCATGGGGCGAAAGTCGGGTATCTGGAAAATCCCGCTGCCGTGGCGCATCCAGTTGTGGGTGAAGCACGTGGTCTCGTGCGCGCCCGTGGACAGGTGCCAGTAGATGTGGAAGAAACGGATCGACGAGACCTGTTTCAGCGGGTGATTGCCCCAGTCCTGGAGCAGATGCAGAATCTGGAACTCCCGCTGTTCACCGGGCGCGAGGTTCAGGGGGACATAACTGTCGCCGAAGGCCGAATCATCGGGCTCCTCTCGCTCGCCGCCGAAATTCTTGCACACGAAAGCGGGGGTGGGCAGGGGGAAGCCGAAGCGGTCAGTCACCACGGCCGCCTCGAGATTGCCCACTCCCGTGATGAACTTGCACAGGATGCGCCGGGGATACTGGTCATTTGCAACCCCGACGCCTGTCTCGATCCGACGCGAAGGGTTCTTGTAGGAGGCTTCGAAGCTGAAAGCCCCCCTGCTCGCAGAGGTGAGGAAGGAGTAAAGGCCGGCGTTGTAGTCATAACCCAGGGCGTAGCCGTCGGTCACTTCGAAGGCGGCCAGCGGGAGCGGATCCAGGTCATCGCGAAAGAGGTCGGCCAGAATCTGCCGCTGCGAGGGGAACTTCAGCACCCAGCAGACCGAGCGCGCGCCGGCAGGAAAGCCGGTGGAGATGGTGCCCGTGGCGGGGTCCAGGGTGGAACCCGCAGGGCACAGGAGCGCGGCCATGGGATGCCCGCCGCCCAGGTTCAGGAGAATGCGCCCGGAAAAGTCGGCAGGCTCCGCGGAAGCGCCCGGCGCGTTCACGATTGCCTGTGCCGGAACCCGTTGGTCCGCTTCCTCGTCGATGCGAAGTTCCACGCGTAACTGCTCGGGCTGGGCGTGGAAGACCAGGTGGCCCCGGATTGGCTGGAGCGTATTATCCGGTGGCTCCAGGCGGTCGATGCGCACCCAGTCCACGTCGACGACGCCATCCGAGCCCGGCGGGTCCAGCCGCAGACCGGCCAGGACTTCGTGGACATCCAGAGATACCTTGTAGACGTGCCACTCGCCGTCGCCCACGGTGCCGAAGGTGCGCACATGCCCGCCCGAGAAGCCCGGCTCGCCTTTGCAGTACCAGTAGACCGCCGCGCCGCCTCCATGTCGGCTCCTCATACGCAGGGAGACCTCAACCTGCCCGGGGATATGGACTTCCGGCGCCATGACATAGGGGTCTTCGCCTGAGATGGTCATGCGGGCGAAGCCTTCCGGGTCGTGGGTCATTTCCGAACTATGCAGGGCCTGCCAGCCCTGGAGACCATCGCCGAAGTCCCAGGATGCGAGAGCCGGGCGGCCGGGGCTGGTTGTCAGCTTCCCCAATTGCTCCTGGCTCATCAGGGGGATGTCGATGAGATGCGCATCCCAGTAGTGTGGCCCGGCACTCCAGACGTTCATGCGTGCGCGGGAGCTATTGGCGGGCTTGTAGTCCTGCCCCTGCCAGGTCTGCCAGGGCGGGACAACATCGCGCGGGGCCACTGAGTAACGCTGACCATCCCTCCCGACCACCGAGACGCTCATCCCGTCCGGCCCGAGGAGGTCCCGACCATCCACCTTGAGGGTCAGCAGGCGCGCGGGCCACGTCGACACCCGCGCCTGGTAGCGTTCTCCCTCCACGATGAAGACCTCGGATTGCCCGGGGTCCTCCCAGCGCACTGTCACCGGTCGCATGTCCTCGGGCGCGGGACCGTCCCAGGGTTCGGATGGCTCGCCCGCACATTGCGAGGCCGGCAGCAGGATCACCAGCAGAGCGAGCAGAAACACAGATGGGCAGGTCATCATGGGGCCTCCCGGTTAGGGGCAGCAGGGTAAAGCCGACTGGTCCGTCGGGGTACTTCGCCCGACTTGTCTTTCTGCCCTGCCTGTGAGAAGGACACCGATGTTTCCTCGCTGAATATCCACCATTGTGCAGCCGTGACGATGCAAGGGAAGGCCCGGGCGGGTGAAGGCGACGATCAAGCCGCACACAGACTGGCTGTGGGGAGTGTCGGGCGCTTTGTTCACGCTTGCCCTGGTGCTTGCGTGGGTGGGCCGGGCCGCAGGGATTCTGGATGAGACCGCGCCGCAGGTCGCAGCTCCTGTGACCGTGCCCGCGCCTGCAGCGGTAGCCGAAGACCCCTGGCGCCCGATCGCCGACAAGCCCTTGAACGGTTGGCTACCGGCCTCGCGCTACGATCCCACCCCCTTCTTCGACGTGCGCAAGTGCCTGGCACGGCCCGGCGAGATCCTGGACATGCCGCCGGGAGTGGATGACATCCCGGCGATCGACGCACCCTGCTACATACCGGGCGATGAGGTCTCATGGCTTGGCCCGCTGGATGAGATTATTGGGATTAGTTCCGGGGGGGAAGCACATTGTCTTCCTCTCTCGGTCCTGGTCTGGCATCAGCTTGTGAATGACACCATCGACGGGCGTTCGGTGGGGATAATGTACGACCCGGTGAGTGGTGCGGCGCTGGGGTTCTCGCGCAAGGGCAATGAAGAAAGCATCCTCTTCGGCATTTCCGGCAAGGCCTGGCGTGGCGCGGCACTCATCTACGACCGCAACGAGCGCCGCCTTTGGCACCCCATCACCGGACTGTGCGTGAGCGGGCAAGGCACCGAGACAGGGGCGCGCCTGCTGCACGTCCAGGTCACCCGCACCACCTGGGCGCACTGGCGGCGGATGCACCGCAAGACCCTGGTGTTGTCGCGAAACACCGGGCTCAGCAGGCCTTACGGTCTGGACCCCTATGCGGCGCTTGCAGAGGATGAGACGCTGGTACCTATCGCAGATAAGTCAGCGCTGCGCGGCATACCGCCGAAAACACTGGTTCTTGGGGTGCGCACGGGGAAGGTGGAAGTCGCTTTCATTCCCCCAGCGTCGGGCGACCGGCGCGAGTTCCGGGCAGCGGTGGGCAGCCTGCGGCCCAAGATTACCTGGGATCCGCGACCGGGCTCCCGGCAGTTCGCTGCCTCTCTTCCGTCGTCGGCTGATTCAGCCCAATTCACGTGCTATTGGTTCGCCTGGGTGGCCGCGTACCCGAACACCCAGGTGTTCCGGATTCACTGAGCCGTTGCCAGGAACCCCGCGCGAGGCGCAAAGGGTTCAAGACAGTGGACACCCCTGTGCGCGGACTGCGTGGAGGGAACCCCAACAGGACAGAAAGAGGTCGTTGGAATTGGCTGCTCTTGCCTGCGTCGTGCTTGCCGCCGGGGAAGGTAAGCGCTTCAACTCCAAGTTCCCCAAGCCTTTGCAGCGCCTGTGCGGGCGCACGTTGATGGACCATGTGCTGGCGCCGCTGGAAGCCCTCGAACCAGACCGCATTGTCATTGTCGTGGGCAGCGGACGGGAGCAGATCTACGAGGTGCTGCGCGATCGCCGCCTGGAGTTCGCGGTCCAGGAAGAACCGCTGGGCACCGGCCATGCTGCGCTTTGCGCTGAGGAGCTCCTGCGTGACTTTGAGGGCACCATGCTGGTCACCTGCGCGGATATCCCACTGGTGAGCCGGGCCACGCTCCAGCGCCTGGTAGATGCCCACCGCGCGCGCAGGGCCACCGCGACGATCCTCACCGCGAACATGGCCGACCCCACCGGGTATGGCCGCATTGTGCGCTCCCGGGATGGCCGCGTCAGGGCAATCGTCGAACATCGCGACGCCACTGACGAAATCCGGCAGATCCAGGAGATCAATGCGGGTATCTACTGCTTCGACGCGCGCCGCGCTTTCGAGGAACTCCACCAGGTCAAGCCCGACAATGTGCAGGGCGAGTACTACCTGCCCGATGTCATCGCGCGCCTGGTTGCGGGTGGCGACGTGGTCACGGCTGTCCTCGCGGAAAACTCCCGGGAAGTTATCGGAATCAATACCCGCGAACAACTGGCGCAGGCCGAACAGATCGCCCGCGACCGCGCGCGCATGGCTCTCCTGGAGTCCGGCGTGACCCTCATGGACCCAGCCACCGTGTATGCAGATGAGGGCGTTCGAGCAGGCCGCGACACCATCATCGGCCCCGGTGTACTGCTCCTGGGCGACACGGTGATCGGCGAAGACTGCGAGATCGGCCCGTACGCCCAACTTCGCGACTGCAAACTGGGCAACGGGGTCAAGGTCTTCCAGGGGGCGGTGGTTACAGACAGCGTCATCGCCGACCACTGCATCGTTGGCCCATACTGCAACATTCGCAGCAATTCGGAGGTGGGCACTGGATCCCACGTGGGCAGCTTTGTGGAAGTGGTGCGCGGAAAGCTGGGACCCGGCGTGAAGAACCTGCACTTCGGCTACCTTGGCGATGCGGAGATCAAAGCCGGGGTGAACATCGGCGCAGGAACGATCACCTGCAACTTCGACGGCGTGAACAAGCACCACACGGTCATCGAGGAGAACGCGTTCATCGGCAGCGACTCGGTACTGATCGCGCCGGTGAACATCGGCGAGGGGGCCTTCGTGGCCGCTGGCTCGGTCATCACAGATGATGTTCCGCCCGGAGGCCTTGGCATCGCGCGCGGCCGGCAGTCGAACAAGGAAAACTGGACGCACCCGGCATTGCGGCCGCAGGATGAAGAGCAAGAGCCTGAGAGCTGAGGAGAGCACGATGCGGTATCTCGTCACCGGCGGCGCGGGTTTCATCGGCTCTAATCTCGTGGACCATCTCCTGGCCACCCGCCCGGACGCAGAGGTCACGGTGCTTGACATCCTCACGTACGCGGGCAGCGAGGAGAATCTCGCGCAGGCCCGGGAATGCCCACGTTTCCGCTTCATGCGCGGCGATGTCTGCGATGTAAAGACGGCCGAGCTGGCCTGCGAGGAAGCCGATGTGGTCATCCACGCCGCCGCCGAGTCTCATGTGGACCGCAGCATTCTGTCGGCGGAAGAAGCCGCGCGCACCAATTTCATGGGCACCTTCACCATGCTCGAAGCGGCGCGGCGCATGGGTGTGGAGCGCTTCCTGTATGTTTCCACCGATGAAGTCTACGGCAGCCGGATGCAGGGGCGGTTCGTGGAATACGATGCCCTGAACCCGCGCAACCCGTACAGCGCTGCGAAAGCCGGGGCCGACCGCATGGCCCACGCGTACTTCGTCACCTACGGCCTGCCGGTGCTTATCACGCGGCCATCCAACAACTACGGCCCGCGGCAATTCCCCGAGAAACTGGTGCCACTGTTCACCTGGAAAGCCCTGCGAGACGAGCCGCTTCCCGTCTACGGTGACGGCATGCAGATGCGCGACTGGCTCCATATAAGCGACCACTGCCGGGCCATCGATGCCGTGCTGGACCGCGGGATTCCCGGCGAGGCGTATAACATCCCCGGCTACAATGAGCGGCACAACATGGACACCATCCGGGTGATACTGGACGAGCTCGGCAAGCCGGAAAGCCTGATCCGCCACGTTGAGGACAGACCGGGGCATGACCCGCGGTACCCGCTGAACGGAGACAAGATCGCGGGGCTCGGGTGGACGGCTCAGGTCCCGTGGGAAGAGGGCCTGCGGGCCACGGTGCGGTGGTACGCGGAGCATATTGACTGGCTGGAGCGTGCGGTTGCACGGGGCGAGGATTTCCACCGGAAGTGGTACGCGGGGAGGGAATGAAGGGCGAATTGGGGGACTGGCATCCGACACCGAGCCTCACCCGGAGGCGATGCCTGTTCCCCAATGCGCACGTCTTGCCGGACGTGGCGCCGACCGGAACGGTCGGCCTAGGCGCACAGACCTGATACCCGATTGCTCCCGAGGTCCACCCATGCCCACACAGCTCAAAGTCGGTGTTGTCGGTTCCGTCGGACGCGGGCGCAGCTTCTTCTCCGCGTTCCATGCTAATCCCGCCACCTGTCTGCATGCCCTGTGTGATCTCAATGAGGATGGCCTGCGCGCGCAGGCGTCCGAGCAGGGTGTGGAAAGGGTCTACACCGACTATGAGACCATGTTGGATGAGGCGGGGCTGGACATGGTGGTTGTGGGTACGCCCATGCCCCTGCATGCACCCCAGAGCATCGCGGCCCTTGAGCGCGGCATCCACGTGATGTGCGAGGTGCCCGCGGCGGTGAACATGGAGGAGGCGCGGCAGCTTGTGGGCGCCGCCCGGTGCAGTTCGGCAAAGTACATGATGGCCGAGAACTATACATACATCCGCACCAATGTACTGGTGCGCGAACTCGCCCGCAAAGGTCTTTTCGGCGACCTGTACTTCGGCGAGGGGGCGTATATCCACGAACTCAAGGGGCTCAACGAGATCACGAAGTGGCGGCGCAAGTGGCAGACGGGGATAAATGGCTGCACCTATCCGACACACAGCCTGGGACCGGTGCTCCAGTGGTTCGGCGAGCGCGTGGTCAGCCTGTCGTGCGCTGGAACGGGCCACCATTACCGGGATCCGCGGGGCGATGAGTACGAGAACGAGGACAGTATCACCATGCTCTGCAGACTGTCCGGCGGGGGGCTGGTGGATATCCGCGTGGACATGCTCTCCAATCGTCCGCACTGCATGACATACTACTCGCTTCAGGGCACCGACGGGTGCTACGAGGCGCCCCGTGGACCTGCGGATCAGCACAAGATCTGGCTGCGCAGCCTGCATGGCGATGAACCGGCCTGGCACGATCTGTCGGAGCTTGAGCAGGACCACCTGCCCGAAAAGTGGCTCAACCCGCCGGAAGAGGCGCTGAAGTCCGGGCACT
Protein-coding regions in this window:
- a CDS encoding Gfo/Idh/MocA family oxidoreductase produces the protein MPTQLKVGVVGSVGRGRSFFSAFHANPATCLHALCDLNEDGLRAQASEQGVERVYTDYETMLDEAGLDMVVVGTPMPLHAPQSIAALERGIHVMCEVPAAVNMEEARQLVGAARCSSAKYMMAENYTYIRTNVLVRELARKGLFGDLYFGEGAYIHELKGLNEITKWRRKWQTGINGCTYPTHSLGPVLQWFGERVVSLSCAGTGHHYRDPRGDEYENEDSITMLCRLSGGGLVDIRVDMLSNRPHCMTYYSLQGTDGCYEAPRGPADQHKIWLRSLHGDEPAWHDLSELEQDHLPEKWLNPPEEALKSGHWGGDYWEVAEFVDAILSRGEPPIGIDIAMDYTLPGLVSQESITHGSAWLEVPDSRQW
- a CDS encoding DUF3179 domain-containing protein; its protein translation is MKATIKPHTDWLWGVSGALFTLALVLAWVGRAAGILDETAPQVAAPVTVPAPAAVAEDPWRPIADKPLNGWLPASRYDPTPFFDVRKCLARPGEILDMPPGVDDIPAIDAPCYIPGDEVSWLGPLDEIIGISSGGEAHCLPLSVLVWHQLVNDTIDGRSVGIMYDPVSGAALGFSRKGNEESILFGISGKAWRGAALIYDRNERRLWHPITGLCVSGQGTETGARLLHVQVTRTTWAHWRRMHRKTLVLSRNTGLSRPYGLDPYAALAEDETLVPIADKSALRGIPPKTLVLGVRTGKVEVAFIPPASGDRREFRAAVGSLRPKITWDPRPGSRQFAASLPSSADSAQFTCYWFAWVAAYPNTQVFRIH
- a CDS encoding response regulator, whose protein sequence is MGSEVIYGQGERRMAGEMRSGQKILIIDDNEAVVTTLRVLLEREGFEVVSGCTCREGMLLAAENSPDIILLDWILPDGEGPTLISTLKELCSAPCIMITAQDTHRHCVEALEAGCDDFVSKPIRPHELLLRVNRLLKIRYGDSEAKGGQ
- a CDS encoding thiamine pyrophosphate-dependent dehydrogenase E1 component subunit alpha: MLLIRAFEEALDGLFGSGVISGTSHFCLGQEACAVGAVAALEPGDLVTSNHRGHGHFIARGGDPARIMAELFGKSTGYSGGRGGSQHMADFSVGFLGSNGITGGMTPIATGAALSQKLLGTGKVVLCFFGDGATGQGAFYEALNMGATWELPIIYLCENNQYAMSTPTVQAFREPSVARRVEGFGVATDTADGNDYFDLRSRVEAAVAPARSGNGATLVEAMTYRMCGHSKSDRCEYRSDEEEAHWASRDPIGLMGERLLQMGVADEARLRELRQMATEEIEQALDYARKSPEPDPVTVSQGLFADFD
- the rfbB gene encoding dTDP-glucose 4,6-dehydratase, whose translation is MRYLVTGGAGFIGSNLVDHLLATRPDAEVTVLDILTYAGSEENLAQARECPRFRFMRGDVCDVKTAELACEEADVVIHAAAESHVDRSILSAEEAARTNFMGTFTMLEAARRMGVERFLYVSTDEVYGSRMQGRFVEYDALNPRNPYSAAKAGADRMAHAYFVTYGLPVLITRPSNNYGPRQFPEKLVPLFTWKALRDEPLPVYGDGMQMRDWLHISDHCRAIDAVLDRGIPGEAYNIPGYNERHNMDTIRVILDELGKPESLIRHVEDRPGHDPRYPLNGDKIAGLGWTAQVPWEEGLRATVRWYAEHIDWLERAVARGEDFHRKWYAGRE
- the glmU gene encoding bifunctional UDP-N-acetylglucosamine diphosphorylase/glucosamine-1-phosphate N-acetyltransferase GlmU, giving the protein MAALACVVLAAGEGKRFNSKFPKPLQRLCGRTLMDHVLAPLEALEPDRIVIVVGSGREQIYEVLRDRRLEFAVQEEPLGTGHAALCAEELLRDFEGTMLVTCADIPLVSRATLQRLVDAHRARRATATILTANMADPTGYGRIVRSRDGRVRAIVEHRDATDEIRQIQEINAGIYCFDARRAFEELHQVKPDNVQGEYYLPDVIARLVAGGDVVTAVLAENSREVIGINTREQLAQAEQIARDRARMALLESGVTLMDPATVYADEGVRAGRDTIIGPGVLLLGDTVIGEDCEIGPYAQLRDCKLGNGVKVFQGAVVTDSVIADHCIVGPYCNIRSNSEVGTGSHVGSFVEVVRGKLGPGVKNLHFGYLGDAEIKAGVNIGAGTITCNFDGVNKHHTVIEENAFIGSDSVLIAPVNIGEGAFVAAGSVITDDVPPGGLGIARGRQSNKENWTHPALRPQDEEQEPES
- a CDS encoding alpha-ketoacid dehydrogenase subunit beta — its product is MPELFYSHAIRRAIEEEMHRDSSVILLGEDIAEYGGAFKLTEGIVDQFGPERVRNTPISEGGFVGVAIGAALTGLRPVVEIMFMDFITLAMDQLANHAAKFRYQFGDQARIPLVLRTPSGAGRGYGPTHSQSLERWLISTPGLVVAAPATPADACGMLKSAIRCNDPVIFLESKILYGRRGEVPQEEFTVPLGEAKVVREGDDVTLVAYSRMTEEALKASEALAKHGVEAAVVDLRTLAPLDMETVVDQVSASGRVVVVEEGCMTGGVCAEIIARIIEECYDVLEAPPKRVASLDIPMPASPVLEAVAVPDWQDIARAAAAVVRY
- a CDS encoding Ig-like domain-containing protein — translated: MTRTQLGLIIAASIAVPLIWGCGGGGDATPLTSITVSPDMFTARVGDEVYLTASGKYANNTERYITRQVAWNSSAPGTATVSNLGLFSALSPGPVDISASLAGISSNVARVTIVPVPALPSASYMPLALNNQWSYTGTAVTTGVANTTQTTTLTVLVSGQVVRDGTVWYELIARGTTGAAPNHVYWRHDPEGLVRWDANGTLPVKFLDAHPQAGMKWADPEDPAITFEVVSTTEQVIVPAGTYDNCVRILETDTYWDPPDYKHAWFKAGVGLVQTRHYAGQDLVSEQRLKRVDWGL